AAAAGTGGAGATTAGTCAAAAAAAAGGCAATCAAGACGATTCCACATCCTATTAACTGACCAATACCAAAAGCAAAAAAGGAACTTACAAGAGCAAAACTGATAAACAATTTAACAGACTGACCAGAAATCTCAACAAGTCTATTCAGCATGGTTAACCTACTAGGACATCGAAGAAACAACAGTGCCTTTGGCGCAATATAGAAGTGCCATGGGGTCAGAATTGAAAGAGGATTTCCAACAGAAGAAAATATATGCACAACAGAATGACAACATAGAGGAACATCTCAAGCTCAACCTATGTCACACCAGACAACTAAATCAAACCTACCTCCCTTGAAATACTTAAACTGAACAAACCCCAGACCTCTTTCAAAGATAGACCGCTTGTTTACTTTTGACAGAAGCCAAAAATACAAAAACCAACTTTCTCAAGGAATTCAGTTCTCCATACAAAACTTCAAGAATAATTTAACTCTCTCATCATTGTTACAgattaaaatccttcaaagCGGGACTCTTGCTTCAAGAGCTTCTTCAAACTAGTTTACAGATAAATTGATACCAATCGGCCAGAGAACAATCCTTCTTATACCTTGAATCCCCATCCACTATCCCTTGAAAAACTCATCCCTCCCAAAACAAAACTGTGGAATTAAAGTAACACTAAGCTCTCTAATACACATGCCATTAACAAGCAGCAGCCCTGCCCCCTTCCCATTTTTCACAGGACAAAcaggaaaacaaaagcaaaaagagATTCTGAAGGGAAAAAGATGCAAACCAAAAAAAGCTTTACCGTTTGTGTTTCTTCTTGAGGTGTCAATGGGCGATTGGGACGATATGTGTGATTCTGCCTCTTTGCCCAGATCCAAAACCGTTGGTATTGAACAGGAATACCAAATTCTTTTGCAACCTCCTCCTGCTTCATACACACACCTAGATTAAGAAGCCTAGAATATCTGAAAATTCAGACTACTAatttaattggttaatttgtaTCAGCAAAAATGAAGTGTGAGGGAAATACTTAGAACACATTAAGAATCAACATaacaatttgttcattttttctttctttcaggATCTTTTATTCTTCCTTCTCCTGTCTACACAAGTTTACAATGAGAAATACACAGAAGTGGTGGTCACAAAGACAACAGCTCCATGCCTCATTGCAAAGCCCACCAAAATAGACGGGAAAATTCAAATGAGTaaagaacaacaaaaaaaaagtatcaaTCACAACCTCATCTTAATCCTGATAAGACTTCCAGTTTTCTCAAGATCAGCAACTCTATTATACATAAAAGTGTGAGACAAAAACATTCAAAGAGTCAGAATAGATCATCACACTGTTTTTAACTCCCTATTTCTTTTGGTGTATCCACTGCAGATAACTCTGATGCTTATGGTCTTTCCAACATCCACTAACAGAATTTATAACGAAAAGAAGAGTACCTTAAAAAGGTTGAAAGGCATTTGCTTCTGTATCCGGAAGCTTCGAACTTTATCATGGTCAACAAGATCAAAATGTATATCTTTTCCTATTTGCTCTCTTAGATCCTCATCCCGTGCAACCTAGATAAGTTATTAGTACCATGTTTAACAACGTACTCAGAGGTAGAAACACTTCAGAATGACAAATTTTGTACTAAAGGAATATAACCTTGATGATGGTATAAAGATGGGCTTGAGCTTTGTATCTTCTCTTGTCCTCCTTCTCTTCTTGTTCTTTCTTCAACCGTATCTAAATGAGACAATTATGCAACAATATATGAGGACATCAATTACATATAACATGGAAGCAAGAGGAAATTCAAGACACATACCCTGAGGTGCTCTGCAATGTCTTTCTCATCCACATCACATATTATTTTATCCTTGTCGCTTTCCCGTATATACACAAGCATATATGCATTTGAGTACTTTGTGAATTTAAAAGGAGTATTATTGAAGCCAGGATTTGTTTGTGGCAACTGTTGGAAAGAGTAAATATGAGTGTCAGCATCTTAACTCAGGAATACTGCATGAGGTTTGCTGATAGATATATTACCTCTTCCTCACCACCATACTGCTCCTCCAGCGCCCTCTTAACATCTTCTTTTGTAACTCTCTCATCGTCAAATTTGTACCTATGAGTAGACACAAGACACCAGAGTTGAACTATGTCAAAAGTTTAGTAATCAGATCAAAGTTGCAAATATTTGTATAAAACTATAGATGCATCTCAATAAAGACAACAGGAACATCtgtaaatagaaaaataaacacacaGCATGTCAATAACTAGCAATGCAGTTCTCAAGCTAAGACCAAAAAAGATTGCAGTTCTCAAGCTTGCACCTATGGTGCAACAAATTTCAACCTTCATTGAAGAACTAAAGCAACTAAAGTACACAACAAACTTTTTACCTCTACAGATAGGCAATTACAGTCGGAGACCCCCAAGCAGGTAGAGAAATGCAACTATTGTATAACACATTTCAACCTTCATTGAAGAATAAAGCAACTAACATACACAAGAAACTTTGCCTTTGCAGGTAGGGCTACAGACAGGCAATTACAGTCAGGCCCACAAGCCAGCAGAGAAAAGAGCAGAAACGAGACTTCAGAGATAATTGCATACCACTGATCAGAGAGTGTCGGCCTAATGAAAGCATAATAGTGCCCACCATGTACTCCACCGCTATGTACCAAAACACTGCAATAGAAAATGGACACAAATAAGTTTATACAAATCTTGCTTGAATACTCGGAAATAAACATGAGTTAAACAAAAAGCAGAGCATAAAATATTATTCACACCTAGACAATAGTTTGATGCTAATGAATTATAAAGGAGGGCAGAATAAAATCATTAAAGCATCGTAAATCATTGGCTTAAATATATCAGTCTAATCACAGCCGATAGGTAGAACTGTGAAGAGCTCAATTTACCACAATGCAAATGGAAAAGATTATGTATTACATAAAAGCCAGACAGGAGCAAAATCCTAGAGTAATGTAAGGAAAACATAAAAAGAGAAAGATGTCAGTATCCAATTTAATGAACCAAGCTTTCACTCTTCAGCCTGAGCCCTTCTTTCTGTCAACTTTTAacagagctccacatatacgcACAATATAGAGAGCTAAGAGAGTTCACCTATGAAGTGTGTAGAGATTGCGGACACTCCTATCTGCATCAGGGGACAGATATTTGCCACTCTCTCTGTCAAGGTCAAGTTGCAGAGGAAACTCATAGCGGTCATTTATCTGCAAAGCGTcaaccatttaaaaaaaaattccaaggtGCACTAAATACTGGTTGTCCAATTCATGTTCGCATAAACCAATTACAAATTCAAAAGACAAAAAACTCTAATAGGTTATTGTCCGTACTCCTACTTAGAAATACTTGTTTCCATCTTTACACCTGTTCATCCTGGACCATTTAGTAAAATTATTACCAACTTAGTGAAGTCCACCACAGCCCACGAGCTACCTTCTCTACCTCCTTTGCTTGACAAACTTTTCCCTCAAAATCAGATACAGAATACAAAATGTATACAGGTAAATACCCAAAAAATTAGAAGTGATCTTTCATATTCAAAGAAGTATTTATTAGCATTAACAAAATCATACAGATTATAAAGCAAAAGACAATATATATGGTAATTAGAAGAAAGATAAATAGAGAAGCAGATAGCCTAAAAACTAAATTTCAGAACAGATGCAGTGTTTCAGGCAATCAATAGCAGATGTGCTCAAAGCTGTGGTTTTCTATATTGTTTTCCATCTTCACaggcaaaaaaaatttcaacattATAACCTTCACATTGCCAACAATGAGAAGTAGTTTTCATCAATGCATCAGAAGCAACAAAAAGCAAGGTCAGATATAAACTTATTCATGCAAGAAAACATAGTTAGTCTTCAACTTCTTCAATATACGGTCACAACCCCACCCCCACTGACCAGAGTACTTTTTCCTTTGCAAAGCAAATGAACACAGAAAGTTTGTCCAGCTAACCTTAACCATCGTATCACGCATAAAATCATACTCAAAGCGCTTGAGCTGAAGCTGAAGCACAGGAGGAAAGTCGATAAAGAGGACACCTTTTCTAGCATCCTGAAAGTAGCATACAATTCACACTTTAAAAGCATAGTATTTCACAAAGTGCAGGAAAAACTGTCCAAATAAATTAGCAACAAGACAAATAGACTACATTAAAAGCCAAAGATTCCAGATCTGAAAACAGACTACCAGCATATAGATATAAGAATACACACGGAGAAACATGCTATCAAAAACCTTATACATATACCTTTGCGACAAAAGAAGCCATGGAAAATTTATCTAAACCGGAGGAAGATCTTAAAAACCCATGACAAGCAGCTGATGTCAACACATGATCTAATTATTGGATTTGGCTCCTCTCTAGTGGATTCTCTCTTCATTTCCTGCAGTGCACATTTGGATGCATGACATGTGTCTTCATTTATTAGGAATGGACATGATCATTTTAAGTTTGACTAATCCTAACCCTTGATAATAAATGAAGACCCGTGTCATACATTCAGATGTGCACTGCAGGAAATGGGGAGAAAATCCACTAGAGAGGAGCCAAGTCCCTAATCATCTACTTATTTATAGATTCGCCATCGGATTTAAGATAATTTGACGGCAAAATTTCCAATCAGCATTATCACTTGTGCTTCCACATGGTCAACAAAAAGACACATCATAATTTGCCATAAAAGTTTTTCTTTAAGTGTTTGAGCAATGAATATTATTATAAGAATGAAAATATATATACCTCCATTACCAGACAGAGTACACCACAACATTCATCTATAAGAAGGTTAGGCTCAGGTAGCACATGATGAATTTATGAAGTGACATTGCATCAATTTTTCTAAAACATTTACTACACTAAACAACGTGCTGTTACCAATAGTTATATAGAGGTCAACCAATTCTCTTATCAAGCCGACCACGCTGGTCAACCCATTTACCCTTTAGGTTGCTCTATTTGACATCATAGATTACCATCACTGGATCTATGGGAAACAGTTGCCAGAATGCAACTACAACTTTCTGTATGTTGTACATATCAACTAAAAGTGAGACCAACCAAACCTACAAAAAACAAGATCAATTAATCCAGTATCCAACCTGCAAACCATGTTCCTCGGCATGGTACTTGTTATCACCTTCAAGACGTTCAACTTCCACATATTTATCAAAAGAAGCATAAACATCCTTACAGCCTTTCACATCAAGTTGAAGATCTGCAATGCAAGTAGGAATAAAGTTAAAGTATAAACACGGAGAATATTAGGACAAACTTGGCAATAACCAGTACCATAAAAGGATTCCTTTCTTGTGGATTTGAAGTCCACATTGATGCATTCAATGTAGTTCATATGGTGCCCTTCAAACAACTTCTGTATTGTTCCTTCCACTACCGTTCCCTAGAAGAGCAAagtacttgtttatatatcagCATAAGACTACTTAGAATAAGATTCTTGGAAATCTACCATACTCAAGCAACATACCTTCATCTTATCTTCAAGTTTCTCACACAAAACCCTATTCAGTTCTTGCACATCATGCTGCATAAACGAGTCATACGTATCCCACCCAAAAGATTTAGTCAACTCTTTTGTTGCAACACTGGTGTCACTGTATTGAAGTTTATAAAACAAACTCTGTAGAGCCAGAGGGATGCTTCCTGAAGGCATATCATTCTCTGTTGTTGGCATATGATAAACAGCCTGATACATAACATTACCAATGAGGCATTTccactttaaaaaaataagaaagagaaTGATAGGCCCACTTTAATGGAGAAATACACTAACCTTTCTAAAATAAGGAATATGGTACAGAGTTTGCAGGAGAGAATTCATATAACAAGTTGCTCCCTGGTTCTTTAGGCCCACATAACCAGTCTCTTTCTTTGAGTCATATGTCCAGTAATCAATGACCTTCCGTACAGCAACATCAGCTTCAACAACAACTGAGTCATTCACGAGGTACCCCTTACTCGGGTCATAAAGCTCACTAAGAGGCATGAAAGACGTAAAGCCCCAATCACTCTCCCTTTGATTGAACTGGTGCTGTGTGTCTGCAAAACCCAGTATGAAAGACTCTAATCAAAACCAATTAGAATCACAATAATAGATGGCATATCCCTGCAGTTACGTGTCAGGATGTTAGGAAAAACAAATCTCAGCTTCCACGGACTAAATTGTTCTAACTATCAAGCATATCTCTGCAACCGTCATACTCCGGAAAGCACTAGCTCGAGAGGCATAATTTGCAGGCACACGTTGAGGGAATTATCAAGCATCAGAGTGATGATGGGACACTAGATGGAAAGTACACACTCTTCCTGGGCATCCAAAGAGTACGTTTGgaggaaaaaacaaaacaaaactcaaaTGTTACCAATCAAAACTACATCAGTGTACGataaaccaaaataagaaaagCTTTAGCACTTGCCTATCTGATTTCCCACAATGGATTTCAGTTATAAAGTACACAGAAAGTGCATCGAACAAGAGAAAGAATCAAAAGGGCAAAAGTGGATGCATGtctgtgtgtgtatgtatatacaTACTTCAGTTCGCAATAAGAAGAATAATAATGAAGCATATCTTTTCATACAAGTGACGTGAAAAACTACATCCCgctaaagaaagagaaaataaacCACCTCGCATGCCCTAacaccattaaaaaaaaaaaaaaaaaaaggcaccgCAGAAAAGAAATAAGAATTACCCTTTTTTATAGTGAACTTGTTATGAATTTGATTAACAACagctaagctgaactgggcatAGCGACTCCACCCATATGGCAAGGTAGCTGAATCAGCAACATCTAAATACATTGACAGATAGTCGACATTGTTGCCTTTCGGAAAGATGAGCACGCGCCTGCTCATCAAAATGCCAGTTAAAAGGTGCATTTTACCTCTTTGATATCGTGCTATAGCTAAAACAAGACTTGAGAAAACGACAAAAGAATACAGCTTTACACTTACCATTTGTAACCGCCAACAATAAAAACCTCTGAATAAAGCTTTTTCAAATTCAAGCGAGAAAAGTTCTCAATAGTCCACGTGAACCTTGACGCTTGTGGCTCATCTACAGCTTGATTCTCTGCTGTACTGGCATTCTCTGGCTGTGCTACTGCTCATCAATCAACCCCACAAgacaaaggaaaaaataaaaaccccAAACATCAATAAAAGATAACTGGCCAAACTCATTTAAAATGAAAAGACTACTTAACGGCAATATCAGTAAATGGAATGCAGCTTCATTAAAAATATACAAAAGAAATTCAATTAGCAGACAACGTAAACAGACAATAAAAAATATCAGAATTGTAGTAACTTAAgtagaaaaaggagaaaaaccaAAGTGCTAACCTTCCATTGGCTGAGGACCTTCGACCAAAGGCTGAGGGCCTTCCACAAAATCCGAGTGGGGCACCAGCATCTCCTCGTCTTCTTGTTGCTAAAGTTCAAAAGCAAAGTAAATATACCCAAaatcaaaaaagggaaaaaaaaatgtgatcCGTTAAAACCCTAGCCCTGTCACCTAATTTCAAAACCCTAATATCAATTCAAAAGTAACTACTTAATTCCCACCACAATAATATTCATAATCCGTTCTTAAACCTTGCTTCCCACTCCAAAAACCCTAGATGATCACATAACAGCCAAACTAATTGCAATCGCGAAAAAATCATGCGTACAACCAAAAAACACGTATTTATTCACCTCAAACGCTAttcagaacaaaaaaaaaattgaagaatacAAAATCGTAAAATGTGTGAATGGAAACTGTGGGAGTGGGGAAGGGGCAGACTTACATCCAAAGGTTGAGGAGTCATCATCGTCATAGTTGAAGTTGCGAGAAACGTCGGACAGACGAATCTGATAAACGGAAATTAAACTGATaaaattgagagagaaaaggagagacttctcagaaaaatatatatacgcatatattaaaaaaaaaaaaaggggagtgAAAAATAGAGCGAAGGCTCTGGGTTTGCTGTGATGGTTTCGTCTTTTGGCTTTTCGATTGGGGAAGGGATTCCTTCGGAATTTCAGACAAACCCAAGGGTAAATTGAAGGAAGAGGGAAATTGCTGCGTAAATGTGCGTTTCGCGTGTATGAATATTTGATCTCTTTGATCCGCCACCGTCATTCGACACGTAATGTATTTTCTAGACCGGTGGATTGAagctttttaaagaaaaacttcTACGTGTTTTCGTGATCATATTCTTCGATCACATTCATGCGTCATATTTATTAAAtcaatataatatatttttctaaaaaaaatttgaaaaataacaaTTGAAATGGAGCCTTTAATTAAAACTCTCTACGAATTGagaaaaaaaccaaaaatttttttattgagaGCTTTTAGGTGGTACCCCTTCTTTCCCCAAGAGAATTAATTAGGAATGCGTCGGTATTTTTTGGTTGGTTCGATAAATCTTAgccaaaaatgaaattcagCACATTAAAATGGATAAATACTTGCGGTGTAGTTTCCAAAAACTTGTTTGTCAGATTATTCAGGAAGAAtgcttttggattgtaatttttcaaagaaaaatcattaCGTTTAtcgtaaacatatttttcaatcacctttctATCTCACagatatcaaatcgctacagtaatttttgtACAAAAGTTTCAGAtatatgcaatccaaacaaagacTCAACCAAAAGACAATAAGCTATGCCTTGGTTTGCAAGTCTTTAGaattcttataaaaaaaaaaaaaagaatatataatgtactccctccgtcccactttgataaccctgtattcctttttcatctgtcccaaattgtagtccactttctaattgaagaatgtagttgtattttaatttttataaaatacccttattcaatataagtaattgttactataaacctaccccatttaatgagagttgattctttttttaccatcaattcaagttcccataaagttgtaccatatttaatgtgagggtattttaggaaaatggcaatctaaatttacttttccaacaaagttaactatttttttaaaactgtgtaaaaaaaaagaaatcggACTATTAAAGTGGGGCGGAGGGAGTACGTGAAATAgaaagtgattaaaaaaaaacgtgtttaaaattttttgactgcAGACTATTTTagacaagagagaaaaaaagtttGGCCTGGTGATGGGC
The Coffea arabica cultivar ET-39 chromosome 6c, Coffea Arabica ET-39 HiFi, whole genome shotgun sequence genome window above contains:
- the LOC113693655 gene encoding ubiquitin C-terminal hydrolase 12 isoform X1; the protein is MTMMTPQPLDQQEDEEMLVPHSDFVEGPQPLVEGPQPMEVAQPENASTAENQAVDEPQASRFTWTIENFSRLNLKKLYSEVFIVGGYKWRVLIFPKGNNVDYLSMYLDVADSATLPYGWSRYAQFSLAVVNQIHNKFTIKKDTQHQFNQRESDWGFTSFMPLSELYDPSKGYLVNDSVVVEADVAVRKVIDYWTYDSKKETGYVGLKNQGATCYMNSLLQTLYHIPYFRKAVYHMPTTENDMPSGSIPLALQSLFYKLQYSDTSVATKELTKSFGWDTYDSFMQHDVQELNRVLCEKLEDKMKGTVVEGTIQKLFEGHHMNYIECINVDFKSTRKESFYDLQLDVKGCKDVYASFDKYVEVERLEGDNKYHAEEHGLQDARKGVLFIDFPPVLQLQLKRFEYDFMRDTMVKINDRYEFPLQLDLDRESGKYLSPDADRSVRNLYTLHSVLVHSGGVHGGHYYAFIRPTLSDQWYKFDDERVTKEDVKRALEEQYGGEEELPQTNPGFNNTPFKFTKYSNAYMLVYIRESDKDKIICDVDEKDIAEHLRIRLKKEQEEKEDKRRYKAQAHLYTIIKVARDEDLREQIGKDIHFDLVDHDKVRSFRIQKQMPFNLFKQEEVAKEFGIPVQYQRFWIWAKRQNHTYRPNRPLTPQEETQTVGQLREVSTKTHNAELKLFLEVEYGLDLRPIPPPDKTKEDILLFFKLYDPEKEELRYVGRLFVKCSGKPSEILTKLNELAGFAPEEEIEIFEEIKYDPNVMCERLDRRTSFRFSQIEDGDIICFQKRLSPESEEQVRYPDVPMFLEYVKNRQVVHFRALERPKEDDFCLELAKNHTYDDVVERVAQRLGLNDPSKIRLTPHNCYSQQPKPNFIKYRSVDHLLDMLVHYNQVSDILYYEVLDIPLPELQCLKTLKVAFHYATKDEVIILNVRLPKLSTVEDVLNEIKTKVELSQPNAELRLLEVFYHKIYKIFPLNEKIENINDQYWTLRAEEIPDEEKNLGPHDRLIHVYHFTKETAQNPMQVQNFGEPFFLVIREGETLAEVKVRIQKKLQVPDEEFSKWKFAFLSLGRPEYLQDTDIVSSRFQRRDVYGAWEQYLGLEHSDTTPKRAYVSNQNRHTFEKPVKIYN
- the LOC113693655 gene encoding ubiquitin C-terminal hydrolase 12 isoform X2, whose product is MTMMTPQPLDQQEDEEMLVPHSDFVEGPQPLVEGPQPMEVAQPENASTAENQAVDEPQASRFTWTIENFSRLNLKKLYSEVFIVGGYKWRVLIFPKGNNVDYLSMYLDVADSATLPYGWSRYAQFSLAVVNQIHNKFTIKKDTQHQFNQRESDWGFTSFMPLSELYDPSKGYLVNDSVVVEADVAVRKVIDYWTYDSKKETGYVGLKNQGATCYMNSLLQTLYHIPYFRKAVYHMPTTENDMPSGSIPLALQSLFYKLQYSDTSVATKELTKSFGWDTYDSFMQHDVQELNRVLCEKLEDKMKGTVVEGTIQKLFEGHHMNYIECINVDFKSTRKESFYDLQLDVKGCKDVYASFDKYVEVERLEGDNKYHAEEHGLQDARKGVLFIDFPPVLQLQLKRFEYDFMRDTMVKINDRYEFPLQLDLDRESGKYLSPDADRSVRNLYTLHSVLVHSGGVHGGHYYAFIRPTLSDQWYKFDDERVTKEDVKRALEEQYGGEEELPQTNPGFNNTPFKFTKYSNAYMLVYIRESDKDKIICDVDEKDIAEHLRIRLKKEQEEKEDKRRYKAQAHLYTIIKVARDEDLREQIGKDIHFDLVDHDKVRSFRIQKQMPFNLFKEEVAKEFGIPVQYQRFWIWAKRQNHTYRPNRPLTPQEETQTVGQLREVSTKTHNAELKLFLEVEYGLDLRPIPPPDKTKEDILLFFKLYDPEKEELRYVGRLFVKCSGKPSEILTKLNELAGFAPEEEIEIFEEIKYDPNVMCERLDRRTSFRFSQIEDGDIICFQKRLSPESEEQVRYPDVPMFLEYVKNRQVVHFRALERPKEDDFCLELAKNHTYDDVVERVAQRLGLNDPSKIRLTPHNCYSQQPKPNFIKYRSVDHLLDMLVHYNQVSDILYYEVLDIPLPELQCLKTLKVAFHYATKDEVIILNVRLPKLSTVEDVLNEIKTKVELSQPNAELRLLEVFYHKIYKIFPLNEKIENINDQYWTLRAEEIPDEEKNLGPHDRLIHVYHFTKETAQNPMQVQNFGEPFFLVIREGETLAEVKVRIQKKLQVPDEEFSKWKFAFLSLGRPEYLQDTDIVSSRFQRRDVYGAWEQYLGLEHSDTTPKRAYVSNQNRHTFEKPVKIYN